A genomic stretch from Sphaerodactylus townsendi isolate TG3544 linkage group LG15, MPM_Stown_v2.3, whole genome shotgun sequence includes:
- the LOC125444856 gene encoding LOW QUALITY PROTEIN: membrane primary amine oxidase-like (The sequence of the model RefSeq protein was modified relative to this genomic sequence to represent the inferred CDS: inserted 2 bases in 1 codon): protein MNMKTVVILLILALATVFALVCVLLTKKEKVTTCDCSELESSLESINSEKSKIFADLTAEEMTQVVTYLKGNLGVHLQDAFHAEPADNCIYYLDVFLPVKAEALGFLDHGRIRPPRQALAVVFFGGQPDPNVXLNPGRSSPKSEATTHRDIKFLCKVSKCMPYHSRPVTEKEYRDIDLFIFRELSEAPTFLKECCEYPEMNLTTLTTAPRGLESGDRATWFVLFQNVFGSGYFIYPVGLEILVDHSGLDLSQWKVKSVFYNGQYYQDLAQLEKDYKDRLVKEVRVKRIQPEGDFASMKPPPLPPSAPAGPLQFEPQGKRYSLTGSHVAYQSWSFAFGMNVNTGPRLFDIRFGTERIVYELSLQEALATYGSDCPGGMVTRYMDGSLGIGKFSFELVKGVDCPYTATYVDRHYLIESNAPKLHKNSFCIFEHDMGVPLRRHFSNMGSFYYGGLANSALVLRAISTLINYDYVWDFVFYQNGAIEVKVHATGYISSSFFTGKGKAYGNRVGEHTLGTMHSHLMNYKVDLDVEGTKNSLVALDMAFETVQVPWSPKHQIQRPVLTSRVLDKEEEAAFLLDGKAPRYLHFTTSKENQWGHQRSYRIQVVSFAGEHLPEASTMEKSISWGRYKVAVTKRKEEEMTSTCIYNQNDPWDPLVVFADFIDNETISNEDLVAWISVGFLHVPHAEDIPTTTTVGNGVGFFLRPYNYFGVDPSVKSMDSVYFTPGQDAETCGLNRAACLPKAASCSPRLPRFAFTAFQNLTGP from the exons ATGAACATGAAAACGGTTGTCATTCTCCTGATCCTGGCCCTGGCCACTGTTTTTGCTCTGGTTTGTGTTTTGTTGACTAAAAAGGAGAAGGTCACAACTTGTGACTGCTCGGAGCTAGAGAGCTCTCTTGAGAGCATAAACAGTGAAAAGAGCAAGATATTTGCTGACTTGACAGCCGAAGAGATGACTCAAGTGGTGACATACCTCAAGGGAAATCTTGGTGTCCATCTCCAAGATGCCTTTCATGCAGAACCAGCTGATAACTGCATTTACTACCTGGACGTGTTCCTCCCTGTGAAAGCAGAGGCGCTGGGCTTCCTGGACCATGGAAGGATTCGACCCCCTCGGCAGGCGTTGGCGGTGGTTTTCtttggaggccagccggatccaAACGT ACTTAACCCTGGCAGGTCCTCTCCTAAATCTGAAGCTACTACTCACCGAGACATCAAATTCCTTTGCAAAGTTTCCAAGTGTATGCCATATCACAGCAGACCGGTGACTGAGAAGGAGTACCGGGATATTGACTTGTTTATTTTTCGTGAGCTCTCCGAGGCCCCCACCTTCCTCAAAGAATGCTGTGAGTACCCAGAGATGAACTTGACGACTCTGACCACGGCCCCCCGAGGCCTTGAATCTGGAGACAGAGCTACTTGGTTTGTCCTTTTCCAGAATGTGTTTGGCAGTGGCTATTTCATCTACCCGGTTGGTTTGGAGATCCTGGTAGATCATAGCGGCTTGGACCTCTCCCAGTGGAAAGTGAAGAGTGTGTTCTACAATGGCCAGTATTATCAGGACCTTGCGCAACTGGAGAAGGACTACAAGGACAGACTTGTAAAGGAGGTCAGGGTGAAGAGGATCCAGCCGGAGGGTGATTTCGCATCCATGAAGCCGCCACCGCTGCCACCTTCCGCTCCGGCAGGCCCTCTGCAGTTTGAGCCCCAAGGGAAACGCTACAGCCTCACAGGAAGCCATGTTGCCTACCAGTCGTGGAGTTTTGCCTTTGGGATGAATGTGAACACGGGGCCACGCCTCTTTGACATCAGGTTTGGCACCGAGAGAATCGTCTATGAGCTGAGTTTGCAGGAAGCCCTGGCCACGTATGGGTCCGACTGTCCAGGTGGGATGGTAACCAGGTACATGGATGGCAGCCTTGGCATCGGGAAGTTTTCTTTTGAACTGGTGAAGGGCGTGGACTGCCCCTATACGGCCACCTACGTGGACCGACACTACTTGATAGAGTCCAATGCCCCCAAACTACACAAGAACTCTTTCTGCATCTTTGAGCATGACATGGGGGTGCCTCTGCGTCGCCACTTCTCCAATATGGGCTCTTTTTATTATGGGGGGCTAGCCAACTCCGCTCTGGTCTTAAGGGCTATCTCCACCCTCATCAACTATGATTACGTCTGGGATTTTGTTTTCTATCAGAACGGCGCTATTGAGGTCAAGGTCCATGCCACGGGATACATcagctcctccttcttcaccGGCAAGGGAAAGGCCTACGGGAACAGGGTTGGGGAGCACACGCTCGGCACGATGCACAGTCATTTGATGAACTACAAAGTAGACTTGGACGTTGAAG gGACCAAGAACTCCCTCGTGGCTCTTGATATGGCGTTTGAAACCGTGCAGGTGCCTTGGAGCCCCAAACACCAGATCCAGCGGCCAGTACTCACCAGCCGGGTCCTGGACAAGGAGGAGGAAGCTGCCTTCCTGCTTGATGGCAAAGCCCCGCGGTACCTGCACTTCACCACAAGCAAGGAGAACCAATGGGGTCATCAGCGCAGCTACCGCATCCAGGTCGTCAGCTTCGCAGGCGAGCACCTGCCTGAAGCAAGCACCATGGAGAAGTCAATCAGCTGGGGCAG GTACAAGGTGGCCGTCACCAAGCGGAAAGAGGAAGAGATGACCAGCACCTGCATTTATAACCAGAATGACCCTTGGGATCCCTTGGTGGTCTTTGCCGACTTCATAGACAATGAGACTATCAGTAATGAG GATCTTGTGGCTTGGATCTCCGTTGGCTTCTTGCACGTGCCTCATGCGGAAGATATCCCCACCACAACAACTGTGGGCAACGGGGTCGGCTTCTTCCTTCGGCCGTACAACTACTTCGGTGTTGACCCCTCCGTCAAGTCCATGGACAGTGTCTACTTCACCCCCGGCCAAGATGCTGAAACGTGTGGCCTCAATCGGGCTGCTTGCTTGCCAAAGGCAGCCTCCTGTTCGCCCCGCCTCCCGCGTTTTGCTTTCACAGCCTTCCAGAACCTGACAGGCCCCTGa